DNA sequence from the Planctomicrobium piriforme genome:
GCTTTTTGAGGCACTTTCCGTCAAAAACCCGCCTGTTTCAGAACAGGCTTTTCCTAACCAGTTGAAACTGTTCGACTAATAGCCGGACAGTTGTGCAGCCGGGTATAAAATCCCTCGCCACAAGCGACATCCAGAACCGACAGCCCTGAGACGTCGCCGATCGTCTTCAGCAGCGTGAAGCACTCCAGATGCGACCGCCAGGGGGTCTGCTTCGAGCGTTTGTAGAGTTCCGCAATCGGATCGTAGTCCGTCGTCATCCCGCATCCTCCCGCGAGCCAGTATGATCCCGCTCGCTTTTCTGGGTAATCTGAGTATCGGCATGTTAGCAGAGATGAACGGTGAGACTGATCTTTGGAGATGGGGATGAGAAGAGTAGAAACGCCGAGTGCGCCGAGTCCGCAGAGAAGAAA
Encoded proteins:
- a CDS encoding class I SAM-dependent methyltransferase — encoded protein: MTTDYDPIAELYKRSKQTPWRSHLECFTLLKTIGDVSGLSVLDVACGEGFYTRLHNCPAISRTVSTG